The DNA region TAAATCAGCAATCTGCCATAGGGTATCCGGGACATCCTCATACCGCCATTCAGCAATCATGTCGCACTCCTTTTTCGCACCAATGTCTAGGGCCACTTTGGCTAGAAATGGGTTATCGCCAATACCAATCGTTGTATAAATACCGGTCTGGTCATGGACATCCTTTTGAATTTTCTGGGCCATTTCGTAGGCACTACTAACCTTAAATAGTTTGAATGAATCGGTCACATCTAGGAAACTTTCGTCCACTGAAAACACGTGGTGGTTAGCTTCGTCCACGTAGCTTTTATAGATCCGGTTAATTTCTTGGTTCTTCTCCATATAAACCCGCATGCGTGGTTGGGCGATCACCAAATCATCTGGATAGGGATAAGGTAAATCTCGGGCCCGGGTTACGTTGGAAATATTAAAGGCTTTCTTAGCGGCTGGTGTACTAGCCAAAATAAGCCCGGAACCCCTACTCTGACCACCAGCCTCATCATAGTAGGACATGACAACTAATTTGGTCGTTAATGGGTCTAAACCGCGTTCTACTGCCTCCACTGAGGCGTAAAATGACTTACAATCAATACACAAAATATCGCGACTAGGTTCCTTTGAATAGTCAAACGTTACATTATTCGCAAACATCTTTAGCCCTCCTTCGCTTAGACATTTAAGTTTACGCCCTTAAAAACAGAACGTATGTTCCCATTAATAATAGAACGTACGTTCGGTAAACACAAGTGGTTTCGAAGGAAATTTTGAGACGAAAATAAAAAGGCCACGATCCATACGGTCGCAGCCTCCTCAGTTAACTATTTAAGTACAATTTTAGTCTTCCTTTTTTAATCTTCTTCGCGCTCAACTACTAAATCAATCGCCATCACTACACCTAGAATAATCGGCACCACATCAGCTGGCACATGGTCTTCAATATCAATCACAAAAGTATCGCGAATTGAAATCAACTTACGGTCGATACGGGCAATTCGGTCGCCATTTTCATCCGTAATACGGAAATCAAAATCAAGGATATTCCCCTTAACATCCCAATCCAAGGACGTTACTTTGTAGTTATCTCTAAATAAGGAAACCTTCTTGCGGATTTCAGCTACCTTGTTATTATTTTTATCGTATACATCTACCGTTGGCATTAAATCAATAATTTGCTCTTTAACTTGCGCCACTTCTTTATCCTGAGCTAGGTCAATAATGCGAAATTGTTGGCCAATTGATAGCCATTTATTCTTAACTTTGTAAACTGGATCGCCGTCTTGATTCGTCAAATTAAAATCACGTTTAAGTGAGAGTAATTGATTTTTCATATATAATTTCATTATTTTATCAACCTTTCTACTGTTAACTTATATTTAATTATATCTGTATACTAAGGTAAATTCACATCATATCCCTCATACTTCAGACCGAAATCAATAAATTCTAATGTATAATAGGTAAAAGTAACATCATAAGTAAAGGAGTCATCATGTATTTAACTATTTTCGCTATCTTGCTCGTTGTCGCCGGTTTCGTTAATGGGTATATCTTCTTATTTAAATACCCCAAAGAATTTCAATCGACAAAAATCGTCCATGGTTTCTTGACGCTATTCTTACTTCTTATCGGCTTATATTTATTGATAAAAAATGTATAAATCAAAAATGCCAGCTGTTGCAATTTACACAACGGCTGGCATTTTTGGTTATAAGTTTTAACTTTTGAATACAGTTTTTTTTTTAGATATTTTTATAGTCCATAATTGTCACTTTTATTTTTAAATGGCAAAAATTTTTAGTAATAAATGACAATTTAGAGATCGTCTTATTCTCCTTGTTTAACCAACTATAGGTCTAATTAATTCTAAATGATCTTAGAATCGTCGTGTGAACACTAAATGTCCTATTATTTCTACATTCTATATAAATTCTTTTATCTGGAATAATGGATAGTCCAAATTTCCTCTTTGCTAGATCAATATATTTTAGTACGACTTAAAGATTACCTATTATAGTCAGGTATATTCATCTTAAGTAATATTCTATTATCTGAATCATGTAAAGAAAGAGCCATTAGTAGCATATCCCAACAACACTGTGCGTACGGTTCATGTACACAGTGCTTCTATTTAGACGTTCTTAGCGATACAATTACATTTTGCCTTGTTGCACTTTTACAAAGTAGTAGGGAATTTGTAAAAGTTTAGCGATGGTTGTGGATTTAAGCGTATTTGTGAGTACGAAAAAAGGAATCGTTCCCGCATGCGAGGATGCAAGGTCGATTCCTTTTTGGTTTATTAGTCGTTGTCTCCTTCTGGATCAATTGTCTTTAAGACTCTTGCAGGTATACCACCAACAATACTATATGGTGTCACATCTTTTGTTACGACTGCACCTGCTGCGACTACTGACCACTCGCCAATTGTCACACCAGAAGTAATCGTGGCGTTTGAACCAATCCAGACGTTATCCTTCAAAACAATGGGCGCATAATGGTTTTTGCGGTTATTCTTGGGATATAAGTCGTGATTGATTGTAGCGAGTACTACGTTGTGCCCTATGAAGGCACCATCTCCTATCACAATGCCTCCTTGGTCTTGAAAATGAGTTCCAGAGTTGATAAAGACATTCTTACCAAGCGTGATATTTTTCCCAAAGTCTGTATAGAATGGTGGGAAAACTCGAAAACTTTCATCTATTTCTTTTCCGATTAAGCGACTCATAATCTCACGAAGTTCTTCCGGCATATGGCATGCGGTATTCATTTCCATGCCAATTTTGATTGCTTCTTGATACAGCTCATTCGCATATGCTGCTATATTCGGTGTGGTCTCATCCTTAGTTCCATCTG from Aerococcus urinaeequi includes:
- a CDS encoding LURP-one-related/scramblase family protein, whose amino-acid sequence is MKLYMKNQLLSLKRDFNLTNQDGDPVYKVKNKWLSIGQQFRIIDLAQDKEVAQVKEQIIDLMPTVDVYDKNNNKVAEIRKKVSLFRDNYKVTSLDWDVKGNILDFDFRITDENGDRIARIDRKLISIRDTFVIDIEDHVPADVVPIILGVVMAIDLVVEREED
- a CDS encoding acyltransferase encodes the protein MEVRIQDIIQADGTKDETTPNIAAYANELYQEAIKIGMEMNTACHMPEELREIMSRLIGKEIDESFRVFPPFYTDFGKNITLGKNVFINSGTHFQDQGGIVIGDGAFIGHNVVLATINHDLYPKNNRKNHYAPIVLKDNVWIGSNATITSGVTIGEWSVVAAGAVVTKDVTPYSIVGGIPARVLKTIDPEGDND